TTCCTTCGCAACTGATGGCAAGGACGGCACTACCAGCTGGGCTGGAGCTTTAGGTGATGTAAATACCATTGAGAAGGCGAGGACGCAAGGACTGATGATTGACGAGTTTCTGTCAGAGAACAACTCAATGGCTTTCTTTGAGAAAACTGGCGACTATGTGGTCGCAAAAAACACAAGAACAAATGTGGGCGATATTGTGCTCTGGGGCTGGAGAGAGGAGAGGAAGTAGGGTGTTTATTCACGGAAAACCGTTTTTGGGCCTCTTGCCATACTCTCTAAGAGTCGTTTATCTCTGCCATTATCTCAGATATTTCTGTCAAAACCCATTCCCGTCCGCAGGCACACTTACTCCGATATTCTTCTGGGTACTGGCCACCAACACACTCCGATGTTATCTCTCTACCACATGGGCATCTTATCTGCATTTTGTCTGGATTTTTCGGCAATTCGTCTTTCATGACTTTTCCCCCGATATTTTCTTCTTGACCACAACCAGTTCATGAAATTATACAGGTCCTCTAGCATGCTCCTAACATTGTTTCATGAGCCAGAACCTTAAGACCCATATACTCTTCTTCCGTATAAGAATTTTTATTATCCTCTTAACGGTTTCCCAGACACAGGCGAGGGTATTCAAGAAGCAACTATTATCTACCGCCAATTATTTCTCCTCTCCATGAAAGTCCTTGTCCTTGGTGCAGGAATGATGGGCTCTGCAGCTGCCTATGACTTGGTGAAACACGGGAATCTGGATAAAGTGTTTGTCTGCGATGTTGATAAAGAGCGGGTTAAAACAGTGAGCCAGAAAACAGGTGCTGAACCACTGGTCGCAAATGTGGAAAATACCGAGAGTGTAAAGCGTGCATTCAAGAAAGCGGATGTTGTTTTAAGCGCCGTGCCTTACTTTTATAACCTGAAACTCACAAAAATTGCAATTTCTATGGGTAAAAGTTTATGCGACTTGGGAGGAAACATTGATGTGGTGCAGCAGCAACTGGCATTGAATGAAAAGGCAAAAGCAAAGAATGTGACAATAATTCCAGATTGTGGTCTTGCACCCGGTATGGTGAATGTTCTCGCTGCAAAATTGATTTCAATGCTGGATTTAGCAGAGGAGGTAAAATTGCGTGTGGGTGGACTTCCACAGAACCCGAAGCCACCGCTCAACTACTCGCTTGTGTTCTCAGCCCATGGCTTGATTAATGAGTATTATGAAAAGTGCATTGTACTCAGAGACGGCAAAATCCATTACAGAGAGCCGCTGGAGGACCTTGAAAAACTGGAATTCAAAGGTTTTCCAGAACTTGAGGCATTCAACACCTCGGGTGGTTCCTCAACACTTCCATTTACATTTCAAGGGAAGGTGAAGAATCTGGATTACAAAACGATAAGGTATGCTGGCCACTGCGAAAAAATCAAACTCTTGTTTGCACTTGGGCTTGCTTCAAAAGAG
This portion of the Thermoplasmata archaeon genome encodes:
- a CDS encoding saccharopine dehydrogenase C-terminal domain-containing protein, translating into MKVLVLGAGMMGSAAAYDLVKHGNLDKVFVCDVDKERVKTVSQKTGAEPLVANVENTESVKRAFKKADVVLSAVPYFYNLKLTKIAISMGKSLCDLGGNIDVVQQQLALNEKAKAKNVTIIPDCGLAPGMVNVLAAKLISMLDLAEEVKLRVGGLPQNPKPPLNYSLVFSAHGLINEYYEKCIVLRDGKIHYREPLEDLEKLEFKGFPELEAFNTSGGSSTLPFTFQGKVKNLDYKTIRYAGHCEKIKLLFALGLASKEPVVVDGKKVVPRNLFAKLLETNLPKSKDLVLLRVTAKGVSQGSKKTMVYELVDYQDEKTGHTAMMRTTAYPASVVAKMIAEGKVRTGVYTNEVAVNPDAFVDELDRRGLKLQFREERSM